The following are from one region of the Silene latifolia isolate original U9 population chromosome 9, ASM4854445v1, whole genome shotgun sequence genome:
- the LOC141602242 gene encoding uncharacterized protein LOC141602242 has translation MPAIYLLGRPWEFDRNTTHQGKENVYVFKHNGKRVTLTPLPPNQRGYGSPNMPEEVNGVLFLSEAAMIKELRQEQPVLFLLSRETNTEWNKDVPAEVQPLIKKYKEVFPAELPSGLPPLRGIEHHIDLVPGSVLPNRPAYRCDPTTTKELQHQIEELMTKGFVRESLSPRALRLTSAKKMGVGECVR, from the coding sequence ATGCCCGCCATCTATCTGCTAGGGAGACCATGGGAGTTtgacaggaataccactcaccagGGGAAGGAAAATGTCTATGTTTTCAAGCATAATGGAAAGAGAGTCACTCTGACTCCCTTACCACCAAACCAGAGGGGTTATGGAAGTCCTAACATGCCTGAGGAGGTTAATGGAGTACTATTTCTATCTGAGGCAGCTATGATCAAGGAGCTGAGGCAAGAACAACCTGTGTTGTTTCTCCTATCAAGGGAAACCAACACTGAATGGAACAAAGATGTACCTGCAGAGGTTCAACCCCTAATTAAGAAGTACAAGGAGGTTTTTCCAGCTGAGTTGCCTAGTGGATTGCCACCCCTGAGAGGCATTGAGCATCACATAGACCTTGTACCTGGTTCTGTGCTTCCCAACAGACCAGCTTACAGGTGTGATCCCACAACAACTAAGGAGCTACAACATCAGATTGAAGAATTAATGACAAAGGGATTTGTAAGGGAATCATTGAGCCCCCGTGCACTCCGCCTTACTAGTGCCAAAAAGATGGGAGTTGGAGAATGTGTACGATAG